The Scyliorhinus canicula chromosome 13, sScyCan1.1, whole genome shotgun sequence genome contains a region encoding:
- the mrpl47 gene encoding 39S ribosomal protein L47, mitochondrial isoform X2, with protein sequence MAARIASWGNLTKFQKIGLGSSLSLPCRSLHTSHFCQGLEEFFDDRKNWGEQTVKSGAPWTAKQLRIKSNEDLHKLWYVLLKEKNMLLTLEQEAKRQRLQMPSPERIKKVERSMARIDSIVQEREDALRLLQTGQEKGRPGAWRRDIFGHNIWHKCREWPIPWYLNKIYRRKRFYTPPFVDIFVRRRIEKHLYKKNNTEKAKKEEEKVLREKFPQRSASAQS encoded by the exons ATGGCGGCGCGCATTGCGAGCTG GGGAAACTTGACAAAGTTTCAGAAAATTGGGCTAGGATCGAGCCTGAGTCTACCGTGTAGATCCCTGCACACTTCTCATTTCTGTCAAGGACTGGAGGAATTTTTTGATGACCGTAAGAACTGGGGAGAACAGACTGTAAAATCTG GTGCACCTTGGACAGCAAAACAGCTACGAATAAAAAGCAACGAAGATTTACACAAGCTCTG GTATGTCCTTCTCAAAGAAAAGAACATGCTTTTGACTTTAGAGCAAGAAGCAAAGCGACAACGATTACAAATGCCAAGTCCAGAGCGCATAAAGAAA GTAGAACGATCTATGGCAAGAATTGACTCAATTGTTCAAGAACGTGAAGATGCTCTGAGATTGCTGCAGACTGGACAGGAAAAAGGCCGTCCTGGAGCTTGGAGGAGGGACATCTTTGGGCACAACATATG GCACAAATGTAGGGAATGGCCCATTCCTTGGTACCTAAACAAGATATACAGAAGAAAACGATTTTACACACCACCATTCGTGGATATTTTTGTGAG GCGGCGTATTGAGAAACATCTATATAAAAAGAACAATACCGAAAAAGCAAAAAAGGAGGAAGAAAAAGTTCTACGTGAAAAATTCCCTCAGCGATCTGCATCAGCACAAAGTTAA
- the mrpl47 gene encoding 39S ribosomal protein L47, mitochondrial isoform X1: protein MAARIASWCGRFNGIFRGGVSAGNLTKFQKIGLGSSLSLPCRSLHTSHFCQGLEEFFDDRKNWGEQTVKSGAPWTAKQLRIKSNEDLHKLWYVLLKEKNMLLTLEQEAKRQRLQMPSPERIKKVERSMARIDSIVQEREDALRLLQTGQEKGRPGAWRRDIFGHNIWHKCREWPIPWYLNKIYRRKRFYTPPFVDIFVRRRIEKHLYKKNNTEKAKKEEEKVLREKFPQRSASAQS from the exons ATGGCGGCGCGCATTGCGAGCTGGTGCGGACGGTTTAACGGCATCTTCAGAGGCGGGGTCAGCGC GGGAAACTTGACAAAGTTTCAGAAAATTGGGCTAGGATCGAGCCTGAGTCTACCGTGTAGATCCCTGCACACTTCTCATTTCTGTCAAGGACTGGAGGAATTTTTTGATGACCGTAAGAACTGGGGAGAACAGACTGTAAAATCTG GTGCACCTTGGACAGCAAAACAGCTACGAATAAAAAGCAACGAAGATTTACACAAGCTCTG GTATGTCCTTCTCAAAGAAAAGAACATGCTTTTGACTTTAGAGCAAGAAGCAAAGCGACAACGATTACAAATGCCAAGTCCAGAGCGCATAAAGAAA GTAGAACGATCTATGGCAAGAATTGACTCAATTGTTCAAGAACGTGAAGATGCTCTGAGATTGCTGCAGACTGGACAGGAAAAAGGCCGTCCTGGAGCTTGGAGGAGGGACATCTTTGGGCACAACATATG GCACAAATGTAGGGAATGGCCCATTCCTTGGTACCTAAACAAGATATACAGAAGAAAACGATTTTACACACCACCATTCGTGGATATTTTTGTGAG GCGGCGTATTGAGAAACATCTATATAAAAAGAACAATACCGAAAAAGCAAAAAAGGAGGAAGAAAAAGTTCTACGTGAAAAATTCCCTCAGCGATCTGCATCAGCACAAAGTTAA
- the actl6a gene encoding actin-like protein 6A: protein MSGGVYGGDEVGALVFDIGSYTVRAGYAGEDCPKADFPTAIGMLLERDDGSTPMEIEGDKGKSSGTTYFIDTNSLRVPRENMEVISPLKNGMIEDWDSFQAILDHTYKNHIKSEAGLHPVLMSEAPWNTRAKRERLTELMFEHYNIPAFFLCKTAVLTAFANGRSTGLVLDSGATHTTAIPVHDGYVLQQSIVKSPLAGDFISMQCRELFQELNVEIIPPYMIASKESVREGSAPNWKKKEKLPPVTRSWHNYMCNEVIQDFQASVLQVSDSSYDEQVAAQMPSVHYEFPNGYNCDFGAERLRIPEGLFDPSNVKGLSGNTMLGVSHVVTTSVGMCDIDIRPGLYGSVIAAGGNTLIQSFTDRLNRELSQKTPPSMRLKLMANNTTVERRFSSWIGGSILASLGTFQQMWISKQEYEEGGKQCVERKCP from the exons ATGAGGTCGGTGCCCTTGTGTTTGACATTGGGTCATACACTGTGAGAGCTGGCTATGCTGGAGAAGATTGCCCAAAG GCAGACTTTCCAACAGCGATTGGGATGCTGTTGGAGAGGGATGATGGGAGCACGCCTATGGAAATAGAAGGAGACAAAGGAAAATCAAGTGGCACAACTTATTTCATTGATACAAATTCTTTGCGAGTTCCTAGAGAAAATATGGAAGTTATCTCTCCTTTGAAAAATGGAATGA TTGAAGACTGGGACAGTTTTCAAGCAATTCTAGATCATACGTATAAGAATCACATAAAGTCTGAAGCTGGTCTGCATCCTGTTTTGATGTCGGAAGCTCCT TGGAATACACGGGCAAAGCGGGAGAGGCTTACTGAGCTGATGTTTGAACATTATAATATCCCAGCCTTTTTTCTATGTAAAACAGCAGTGCTCACAGC ATTTGCAAATGGCCGCTCTACAGGCTTGGTGTTAGATAGTGGAGCCACACACACCACAGCTATTCCAGTCCATGATGGCTATGTTCTTCAGCAAA GCATTGTTAAGTCACCACTTGCAGGAGACTTCATTTCCATGCAATGCAGGGAGCTGTTTCAGGAACTGAATGTGGAAATAATTCCACCATACATGATTGCTTCAAAG GAATCGGTGCGTGAGGGATCTGCACCTAATTGGAAGAAGAAAGAGAAACTACCTCCGGTCACACGGTCCTGGCACAACTACATGTGTAAT GAAGTGATTCAGGATTTCCAAGCTTCAGTACTCCAGGTGTCTGATTCTTCATATGATGAACA AGTGGCAGCACAGATGCCCAGCGTTCATTATGAATTTCCTAACGGCTATAACTGTGATTTTGGGGCTGAGCGACTGAGAATTCCAGAAGGCTTGTTTGATCCTTCCAATGTCAAG GGTTTATCTGGAAACACAATGCTGGGTGTCAGCCACGTGGTGACCACGAGTGTTGGAATGTGTGACATTGATATTAGACCG GGTTTATATGGCAGTGTGATTGCAGCAGGTGGAAACACATTGATACAGAGCTTTACAGACCGTTTGAACAGGGAGCTTTCCCAAAAGACCCCACCT AGCATGCGGTTGAAGTTAATGGCCAATAACACCACAGTGGAACGAAGATTTAGCTCCTGGATTGGTGGCTCTATTCTAGCTTCTTTG GGTACATTCCAGCAGATGTGGATCTCTAAGCAGGAATATGAAGAAGGAGGGAAGCAATGTGTTGAAAGAAAATGCCCTTGA